A genome region from Octopus sinensis linkage group LG26, ASM634580v1, whole genome shotgun sequence includes the following:
- the LOC115224783 gene encoding N-alpha-acetyltransferase 80-like isoform X2: MQEEEQKFQVVPLHQNPCFYDSCADLLNSEWTRSKTARLHSLHKSCDQLPVSLVLVALGQPPVIGHSMLSRVVGIEKACFVESVLVDKEYRGQGLGRKIMIASEEFAARLGFQTMYLSTHDKQGFYEHLGYKYCDPISKADNCTKLLPEGFLKQLCGSVATCATDSDISLNKRQTSAEKKTECNSIATDANLTSTTNSNKCYNSVSNDKDNSANAATVTDNHVTPPPPRVPAPPPPPPPPPPRAPAPPPPRAPAPPPPPLAKPSNRPEIVRMDINLISWMKKELC, from the exons ATGCAAGAAG AAGAGCAGAAATTCCAGGTTGTCCCACTTCACCAAAATCCCTGTTTCTATGACTCCTGTGCTGACCTTCTCAACAGTGAATGGACCCGGAGTAAAACAGCTCGCCTTCATTCCCTTCATAAGTCATGCGATCAGCTACCCGTTTCCCTCGTCTTGGTTGCCCTCGGCCAGCCCCCTGTTATTGGCCATAGCATGCTCTCAAGGGTTGTGGGCATTGAAAAAGCTTGTTTTGTTGAGTCCGTGTTGGTGGACAAAGAATATCGTGGTCAAGGTTTAGGTCGAAAGATCATGATTGCTTCAGAGGAGTTTGCAGCTCGTCTGGGTTTTCAGACGATGTACTTGAGCACTCACGATAAACAAGGTTTCTACGAGCACCTGGGATATAAATACTGTGACCCAATCTCAAAAGCTGACAACTGCACCAAGCTTCTGCCAGAAGGATTCTTGAAGCAGTTGTGTGGTAGTGTAGCAACTTGTGCAACAGACAGTGACATTTCACTGAATAAAAGACAAACATCtgcagagaaaaagacagagtgcAACTCCATTGCAACTGATGCAAATCTGACCTCCACCACAAATAGCAACAAGTGCTATAACAGCGTTAGCAACGACAAAGACAATAGTGCAAATGCTGCAACAGTGACTGATAACCATgtgaccccaccaccaccgcgtgttccagcaccaccacctccaccaccaccaccaccaccacgtgctcctgcaccaccaccaccacgtgctccagcaccaccacctccacctctagCTAAACCATCAAACAGACCAGAAATTGTGCGGATGGACATTAACCTGATCTCCTGGatgaaaaaagaactttgttga
- the LOC115224783 gene encoding N-alpha-acetyltransferase 80-like isoform X1 → MMGSGEVEEQKFQVVPLHQNPCFYDSCADLLNSEWTRSKTARLHSLHKSCDQLPVSLVLVALGQPPVIGHSMLSRVVGIEKACFVESVLVDKEYRGQGLGRKIMIASEEFAARLGFQTMYLSTHDKQGFYEHLGYKYCDPISKADNCTKLLPEGFLKQLCGSVATCATDSDISLNKRQTSAEKKTECNSIATDANLTSTTNSNKCYNSVSNDKDNSANAATVTDNHVTPPPPRVPAPPPPPPPPPPRAPAPPPPRAPAPPPPPLAKPSNRPEIVRMDINLISWMKKELC, encoded by the exons ATGATGGGCAGTGGTGAAGTTG AAGAGCAGAAATTCCAGGTTGTCCCACTTCACCAAAATCCCTGTTTCTATGACTCCTGTGCTGACCTTCTCAACAGTGAATGGACCCGGAGTAAAACAGCTCGCCTTCATTCCCTTCATAAGTCATGCGATCAGCTACCCGTTTCCCTCGTCTTGGTTGCCCTCGGCCAGCCCCCTGTTATTGGCCATAGCATGCTCTCAAGGGTTGTGGGCATTGAAAAAGCTTGTTTTGTTGAGTCCGTGTTGGTGGACAAAGAATATCGTGGTCAAGGTTTAGGTCGAAAGATCATGATTGCTTCAGAGGAGTTTGCAGCTCGTCTGGGTTTTCAGACGATGTACTTGAGCACTCACGATAAACAAGGTTTCTACGAGCACCTGGGATATAAATACTGTGACCCAATCTCAAAAGCTGACAACTGCACCAAGCTTCTGCCAGAAGGATTCTTGAAGCAGTTGTGTGGTAGTGTAGCAACTTGTGCAACAGACAGTGACATTTCACTGAATAAAAGACAAACATCtgcagagaaaaagacagagtgcAACTCCATTGCAACTGATGCAAATCTGACCTCCACCACAAATAGCAACAAGTGCTATAACAGCGTTAGCAACGACAAAGACAATAGTGCAAATGCTGCAACAGTGACTGATAACCATgtgaccccaccaccaccgcgtgttccagcaccaccacctccaccaccaccaccaccaccacgtgctcctgcaccaccaccaccacgtgctccagcaccaccacctccacctctagCTAAACCATCAAACAGACCAGAAATTGTGCGGATGGACATTAACCTGATCTCCTGGatgaaaaaagaactttgttga
- the LOC115224783 gene encoding N-alpha-acetyltransferase 80-like isoform X3: MMGSGEVEEQKFQVVPLHQNPCFYDSCADLLNSEWTRSKTARLHSLHKSCDQLPVSLVLVALGQPPVIGHSMLSRVVGIEKACFVESVLVDKEYRGQGLGRKIMIASEEFAARLGFQTMYLSTHDKQGFYEHLGYKYCDPISKADNCTKLLPEGFLKQLCGSVATCATDSDISLNKRQTSAEKKTECNSIATDANLTSTTNSNKCYNSVSNDKDNSANAATVTDNHVTPPPPRVPAPPPPPPPLAKPSNRPEIVRMDINLISWMKKELC, from the exons ATGATGGGCAGTGGTGAAGTTG AAGAGCAGAAATTCCAGGTTGTCCCACTTCACCAAAATCCCTGTTTCTATGACTCCTGTGCTGACCTTCTCAACAGTGAATGGACCCGGAGTAAAACAGCTCGCCTTCATTCCCTTCATAAGTCATGCGATCAGCTACCCGTTTCCCTCGTCTTGGTTGCCCTCGGCCAGCCCCCTGTTATTGGCCATAGCATGCTCTCAAGGGTTGTGGGCATTGAAAAAGCTTGTTTTGTTGAGTCCGTGTTGGTGGACAAAGAATATCGTGGTCAAGGTTTAGGTCGAAAGATCATGATTGCTTCAGAGGAGTTTGCAGCTCGTCTGGGTTTTCAGACGATGTACTTGAGCACTCACGATAAACAAGGTTTCTACGAGCACCTGGGATATAAATACTGTGACCCAATCTCAAAAGCTGACAACTGCACCAAGCTTCTGCCAGAAGGATTCTTGAAGCAGTTGTGTGGTAGTGTAGCAACTTGTGCAACAGACAGTGACATTTCACTGAATAAAAGACAAACATCtgcagagaaaaagacagagtgcAACTCCATTGCAACTGATGCAAATCTGACCTCCACCACAAATAGCAACAAGTGCTATAACAGCGTTAGCAACGACAAAGACAATAGTGCAAATGCTGCAACAGTGACTGATAACCATgtgaccccaccaccaccgcgtgttccagcaccaccacct ccacctccacctctagCTAAACCATCAAACAGACCAGAAATTGTGCGGATGGACATTAACCTGATCTCCTGGatgaaaaaagaactttgttga